A portion of the Acidisarcina polymorpha genome contains these proteins:
- the ilvB gene encoding biosynthetic-type acetolactate synthase large subunit, with product MMPIEATNQRQATHAARLTGAEIVWATLEGEGVREVFGYPGGAILPIYDALRKFPIRHILVRHEQGGTHMADGYARASGRVGVMMATSGPGATNLVTGLATAMLDSIPIVCITGQVSSKFLGTDAFQEVDITGITLPITKHNYLVTRAEEIAPAIREAFLIARSGRPGPVLVDITKDAQQAIADFDFDAAIPGEQRKHPMLRVEEEAVTNAVEMILAAKRPVILSGHGVLEARASDQLRTLAERLQIPVATTLLGLGGFPASHELSLGMMGMHGESWVNESIQQADLLIACGMRFDDRVTGSLATYAPKAKKIHIEIDPAEINKNVAVDVALIGDLREVLEQLLPRLAPRSAKKDGSAWLRSIRALKGTASVRDIQNLPDNGHLYAAHVINDIWHATGGKAIIVTDVGQHQMWEAQYYKHDEPRSLITSGGLGTMGFALPAAIGAKVACPEKEVWVIAGDGGFQMTSPELATIAQEGLDINIAIINNGFLGMVRQWQQLIYDGNYACSPILSPDFVKLAGAFGIDGATVTNRPEVLPTIARARTSGRAFLIEFQVEKEDGVYPMIAPGAALHEMIRRPDPLIETTSDV from the coding sequence ATGATGCCCATCGAAGCCACCAATCAACGCCAAGCCACCCATGCTGCCCGCCTCACCGGCGCCGAAATTGTCTGGGCGACGCTCGAAGGCGAAGGCGTTCGCGAAGTCTTCGGTTACCCGGGCGGCGCGATTTTGCCGATCTATGATGCGCTGCGCAAATTCCCGATTCGTCATATCCTGGTGCGCCACGAGCAAGGCGGTACACACATGGCCGACGGCTACGCGCGCGCCTCGGGGCGGGTTGGAGTGATGATGGCGACCTCGGGGCCGGGCGCGACCAACCTGGTCACCGGACTGGCGACAGCGATGCTCGACTCGATTCCAATCGTCTGCATTACCGGTCAGGTCTCGAGCAAATTCTTAGGCACCGACGCGTTTCAGGAAGTAGACATCACCGGGATCACGCTGCCGATCACCAAGCACAATTACCTCGTGACACGCGCCGAAGAGATTGCGCCGGCAATTCGCGAAGCATTTCTGATTGCGCGTTCGGGACGTCCGGGGCCGGTGCTGGTCGATATCACCAAAGATGCGCAGCAGGCGATCGCTGATTTCGATTTCGACGCCGCGATTCCGGGCGAGCAGCGAAAGCATCCGATGCTGCGCGTCGAGGAGGAAGCGGTGACGAACGCGGTTGAGATGATCCTCGCCGCCAAGCGGCCCGTGATTCTCTCCGGTCACGGCGTTCTCGAAGCGCGCGCGAGCGATCAGCTGCGTACGCTCGCCGAGCGGCTGCAAATTCCGGTCGCGACCACTCTGCTTGGCCTGGGCGGATTTCCGGCCTCGCATGAGCTTTCACTTGGCATGATGGGGATGCATGGCGAATCCTGGGTCAACGAATCCATCCAGCAGGCCGATCTGCTGATCGCCTGCGGGATGCGGTTTGACGATCGCGTCACCGGAAGTCTCGCGACCTATGCGCCGAAGGCGAAGAAGATCCATATCGAAATCGATCCCGCCGAGATCAACAAGAATGTGGCGGTTGATGTAGCCCTCATCGGAGACCTGCGTGAGGTGCTGGAACAGTTGCTCCCTCGCCTCGCTCCTCGCTCGGCAAAGAAAGATGGCTCCGCATGGTTGCGGTCGATCCGCGCGCTCAAAGGCACGGCCTCGGTGCGCGACATTCAGAACCTGCCGGACAATGGCCACCTCTATGCCGCGCACGTGATCAACGATATCTGGCACGCCACCGGCGGCAAGGCGATCATTGTGACCGACGTGGGTCAGCATCAGATGTGGGAGGCGCAGTATTACAAGCACGATGAGCCGCGTTCGCTGATCACCTCAGGAGGGCTCGGCACGATGGGATTCGCGCTACCCGCGGCCATCGGCGCCAAGGTCGCCTGTCCCGAAAAGGAAGTCTGGGTCATCGCCGGAGACGGCGGCTTCCAGATGACCTCTCCAGAGCTCGCGACGATCGCACAAGAGGGCCTCGACATCAACATCGCGATCATCAATAACGGATTTCTCGGCATGGTTCGCCAATGGCAGCAGCTTATCTATGACGGAAATTATGCGTGCTCGCCGATCTTAAGCCCGGATTTTGTGAAGCTCGCGGGCGCGTTTGGAATTGATGGCGCGACGGTTACAAATAGGCCGGAGGTGCTGCCGACGATCGCTCGCGCTCGCACTTCAGGCCGCGCCTTCCTCATCGAATTCCAGGTGGAGAAGGAAGACGGCGTTTACCCCATGATCGCCCCTGGCGCGGCGCTGCATGAGATGATTCGCCGGCCAGATCCGCTGATTGAAACCACCTCCGACGTATAG
- the ilvN gene encoding acetolactate synthase small subunit: MLHTFVALVEDKPGVLTRVASLFRRLNINITSLTVGHSERPDVSRMTIVADAPAGAAHRVRASLYKLDNVLEVDDIGQFSCVVRELALIKVAATTKTRSNVFELAEVFRARIVDLAPESLMLEITGVSSKVEGLIQVLTEGENKILEISRTGRMVMRRGQHTSRVLDAMRIPEPEQVIPLLEETHGEISGGDVDLELIAEEPNNPT; this comes from the coding sequence ATGCTCCACACATTTGTAGCTCTGGTCGAAGACAAGCCCGGCGTTCTTACGCGCGTCGCTTCCCTCTTCCGCCGTTTGAACATCAACATTACGTCGCTGACTGTCGGCCACTCCGAGCGTCCCGACGTATCGCGGATGACTATCGTTGCTGACGCCCCAGCCGGAGCGGCGCATCGCGTTCGCGCCAGCCTTTACAAACTTGACAATGTGCTCGAGGTGGACGACATAGGTCAGTTCTCCTGTGTGGTTCGCGAACTGGCGCTTATCAAGGTCGCGGCAACCACCAAGACCCGCTCCAATGTCTTCGAGTTGGCTGAAGTCTTTCGCGCCCGCATCGTCGACCTCGCGCCGGAATCCCTCATGCTTGAAATCACCGGAGTTTCGAGCAAAGTCGAGGGGTTGATCCAGGTGCTCACTGAGGGCGAGAACAAGATCCTCGAGATCTCCCGCACCGGACGCATGGTCATGCGCCGCGGCCAGCACACCAGCCGGGTGCTCGATGCCATGCGCATCCCGGAGCCCGAGCAGGTTATCCCGCTGCTTGAGGAGACGCATGGGGAAATTTCCGGCGGCGATGTGGATTTGGAGCTGATTGCGGAAGAGCCTAACAACCCGACATAG
- the ilvC gene encoding ketol-acid reductoisomerase: protein MPKTYHDHDADLSLIQQKKVAIIGYGSQGHAHALNLKDSGVDVRVGLPATSKSIDKAKKAGLEVLTVADAAKWADVIMILTPDHSQGKTYNEDIKGGLTSGKTLMFAHGFNIRYGAIVPPADVDVSLVAPKAPGHRVREVFVEGGGTPGLLAVHQDATGQAHALGLSYAKGIGCTRAGVIETTFTEETETDLFGEQTVLCGGTSALVKAAFQTLVDAGYQPEIAYFECLHELKLIVDLMYRGGLAYMRYSISDTAEWGDYITGPKIVTDETRATMKKILADIQDGTFAKRWIQENETGRKDFEAYRKSESGLLLEEVGSELRAAMPFLDPVTVKDGHPVKTSASQKESVTA from the coding sequence ATGCCCAAGACCTATCACGATCACGACGCCGATCTTTCCCTGATCCAGCAAAAGAAGGTAGCCATCATCGGCTACGGCTCCCAGGGCCATGCCCATGCTCTCAATCTCAAGGACTCGGGCGTCGATGTCCGCGTCGGTCTGCCCGCCACTAGCAAATCAATTGACAAGGCCAAAAAGGCGGGCCTCGAAGTGCTCACCGTCGCCGATGCCGCGAAGTGGGCCGACGTGATCATGATCCTGACGCCCGATCATTCGCAGGGCAAGACCTATAACGAAGACATCAAGGGTGGCCTCACCTCGGGCAAGACACTGATGTTTGCCCATGGCTTCAACATCCGCTACGGTGCGATCGTTCCTCCGGCCGATGTGGATGTCTCGCTGGTCGCGCCGAAGGCCCCGGGACACCGGGTCCGCGAAGTCTTCGTCGAAGGCGGCGGAACTCCGGGCCTGCTGGCAGTCCATCAGGACGCGACGGGCCAAGCCCATGCCCTGGGCCTCTCCTACGCCAAGGGAATCGGCTGCACCCGCGCCGGAGTGATCGAGACGACCTTCACCGAGGAGACGGAGACCGATCTCTTTGGCGAGCAGACAGTGCTTTGCGGAGGAACTTCGGCGCTGGTGAAGGCGGCCTTCCAGACTCTGGTCGATGCTGGCTATCAGCCTGAGATCGCCTATTTCGAATGTCTCCACGAACTCAAACTGATCGTCGACCTGATGTATCGCGGGGGGCTTGCTTACATGCGGTATTCCATCTCCGATACAGCGGAGTGGGGCGACTACATCACCGGCCCGAAGATCGTCACTGACGAGACCCGCGCGACGATGAAGAAGATCCTCGCCGACATTCAGGACGGCACCTTCGCAAAGCGCTGGATTCAGGAGAACGAGACCGGCCGCAAAGACTTCGAAGCCTACCGCAAGAGCGAGTCGGGACTCCTGCTCGAGGAAGTCGGTTCGGAGTTGCGCGCCGCTATGCCTTTCCTCGATCCGGTTACGGTCAAGGACGGCCATCCGGTCAAGACCTCTGCTTCCCAGAAGGAATCAGTCACCGCGTAA
- a CDS encoding outer membrane beta-barrel protein: MKKTALLFVLLPLLAVAGFAQESRQDASLSFTGIFPLYVYGNTVQQHPRYGWGALASYRYMLTPRSAIEGNYQYSQYANKFVTSFNNIRVQTRLQEVSAAYVYNFNFRKFNPFLEGGIGGYLFSPIQGSGTTDLDAKRTTNIGALYGAGIAYEISPSFDIRAEYRGITVKAPSFGLANFKTNRWYPVLSEPTVGVAYHF; encoded by the coding sequence ATGAAAAAAACCGCACTGTTGTTCGTTCTGCTGCCGTTGCTGGCAGTGGCAGGTTTCGCTCAAGAAAGCCGACAGGATGCAAGTCTGAGCTTTACCGGTATCTTCCCTCTCTACGTCTACGGCAATACCGTCCAGCAGCATCCCCGCTACGGGTGGGGAGCCCTAGCGAGCTATCGCTACATGCTTACACCCCGCAGCGCGATCGAAGGGAACTACCAGTACTCGCAGTACGCCAACAAGTTCGTCACCAGCTTCAACAACATCCGCGTACAGACGAGGTTGCAGGAAGTTTCTGCGGCTTACGTCTATAACTTCAACTTCCGGAAGTTCAATCCATTTCTGGAAGGCGGAATCGGCGGATATCTGTTCTCACCCATCCAAGGATCGGGGACGACAGACCTTGATGCGAAACGCACTACAAATATCGGAGCCCTCTACGGGGCCGGTATCGCGTATGAGATCAGCCCGAGCTTCGACATCCGCGCAGAGTATCGAGGGATCACGGTGAAGGCACCCAGCTTTGGCCTGGCCAACTTCAAGACCAACCGCTGGTACCCCGTCCTGTCTGAACCAACCGTTGGCGTCGCCTATCATTTCTGA
- a CDS encoding outer membrane beta-barrel protein: protein MIKRLILAAAMTLLPACMMGQAAPAMRGGIPALSVGGYYSNFHPDYSTPRLGGVGIYADWSLLGKLGVEGEARWLRFNQFLGSYEDNYLVGPRYARRYGKFVPYVKFMLGAGELEFPNNQGHGGYFALAPGGGLDYRFNRHVTIRAIDYEYQFWPSAPGGGLPTHGLTPNGFSFGAAYRIF, encoded by the coding sequence TTGATTAAAAGGTTGATTTTGGCAGCTGCTATGACGTTGCTACCTGCCTGCATGATGGGCCAAGCCGCTCCAGCGATGCGCGGCGGCATTCCTGCGCTCTCGGTGGGTGGCTACTACTCGAATTTTCATCCGGACTACAGCACCCCACGGCTGGGCGGCGTCGGCATCTATGCGGATTGGAGCCTGCTGGGGAAGCTTGGCGTTGAGGGGGAAGCCCGCTGGCTCCGCTTCAATCAGTTTCTTGGCAGCTATGAGGACAACTATCTGGTCGGTCCGCGTTATGCGCGCCGCTATGGCAAGTTCGTGCCCTACGTAAAATTCATGCTGGGAGCGGGTGAACTGGAATTTCCTAACAACCAGGGGCACGGTGGTTACTTTGCTCTTGCGCCCGGTGGCGGCCTTGACTACCGTTTCAATCGCCACGTCACGATTCGCGCCATCGATTACGAATATCAATTCTGGCCTTCGGCGCCGGGGGGCGGCTTGCCCACTCATGGCCTGACGCCGAACGGATTTAGCTTCGGGGCCGCATATCGAATCTTCTGA
- a CDS encoding M48 family metalloprotease — MVSVVRFNGTFTGNADLDRPEYFHFDSWRLNIQPDIWLPAAIYVEETHRTKNDGDEGLRAQTYFWGYSLKLPSSQTENATVQIDNVTDKSDQAQDVSPLQASRAWVTQAENNVLDRLVQAGLLAQPSDFDKVLETVTNNLIIGNNLSLPDTIHCRVLLTAPLESLAVGNTILLSKGLIDVLPYEEELAAVLAFQLAHITLGHHIDTRYAFNDRLLFPDEATFQRISMGHTAGDDDLAAKKAVEFLNNSVYRDKIPNAGLFFAQLQVRAKPLKSLTSPQLGDSLLRADGTPWLADLAKNSPKLDMDKLDQIAALPLGSHLKIDPWDDRVIQLNVKQVPLLNARDKMPFEVTPIFFRLTRYTEPAPAATPATATPAPPEGGAPPAPATPSPATGDTSPSNPPATPAPSPQ; from the coding sequence ATGGTCAGCGTCGTCCGGTTCAACGGCACATTCACCGGCAACGCCGACCTCGACCGCCCGGAATACTTTCATTTCGACAGCTGGCGGCTCAATATTCAGCCAGACATATGGCTCCCCGCCGCGATCTATGTCGAGGAGACCCATCGGACTAAGAACGATGGCGACGAAGGACTTCGCGCCCAGACATATTTCTGGGGCTACTCGCTGAAGCTCCCAAGCTCGCAAACCGAAAATGCGACGGTTCAGATCGACAATGTGACTGACAAGAGCGATCAGGCGCAGGACGTGAGTCCACTGCAGGCGAGCCGCGCCTGGGTGACGCAAGCTGAAAACAATGTTCTTGACCGGCTGGTGCAGGCCGGGCTTCTGGCTCAGCCAAGTGACTTCGATAAGGTCCTCGAGACTGTCACCAACAATCTCATTATTGGCAACAATCTCTCATTGCCCGATACGATCCACTGCCGTGTGCTGCTGACCGCACCGCTTGAATCGCTCGCCGTTGGCAACACCATCCTGCTCAGCAAAGGCCTGATCGACGTGTTGCCCTATGAGGAAGAACTGGCGGCCGTGCTCGCCTTCCAACTGGCCCACATCACCCTTGGGCATCACATCGACACCCGCTATGCCTTCAACGACCGCTTGCTATTTCCGGACGAAGCGACCTTCCAGCGTATTTCCATGGGCCATACCGCTGGAGACGATGATCTCGCCGCCAAGAAGGCGGTCGAGTTTCTCAACAACTCGGTCTACCGCGATAAAATCCCAAATGCCGGGTTGTTCTTCGCCCAGCTTCAGGTAAGAGCCAAGCCGTTGAAATCTCTGACCTCGCCTCAGTTGGGAGACTCACTCCTGCGTGCCGATGGCACGCCGTGGCTCGCCGACCTTGCGAAAAATTCCCCAAAGCTCGACATGGATAAGCTCGATCAGATCGCAGCACTTCCCTTAGGGAGCCACTTAAAGATAGATCCCTGGGACGATCGAGTAATCCAGCTCAATGTAAAGCAGGTTCCACTGCTGAATGCTCGCGACAAGATGCCGTTTGAGGTGACGCCGATTTTCTTCCGGCTGACCCGTTACACCGAGCCGGCGCCCGCTGCAACTCCTGCGACTGCAACGCCCGCACCGCCAGAGGGTGGCGCCCCGCCTGCGCCCGCTACGCCGTCTCCCGCCACTGGTGACACTAGTCCTTCCAATCCTCCGGCGACGCCGGCTCCGAGTCCGCAATAG
- a CDS encoding energy transducer TonB, with the protein MATQIQTGPPVSENFGLLPEPRGRFSSFTVSIVANLVLSAIFLWIAINQLHKPPPVPRYESTALVFATPPPPPAPLPPVPRIKVTPPPSPVVEAPRKIELPKTQPDLPKPEVVRLNTPSMPAIPPAPPKAVVAPPQPKVGAFSSPQTTVVANNQAKPTIQTGGFGNPSGVVANPNASRPATVAAVGAFNAAPGANQGAGAARPGVVQATGFGSGVANGVPGGTSRAAVASAGFGNGVAGGTPGGTGSTRGAVATGGFGTTAFGGSGAQIPKSPTVNFVPPEVLSEPRPLYTEEARQLKIQGEVTLQVRFGANGKVEVLRIVSGLGHGLDEQAEKVAQQIRFKPAAKNGQPTDHITLIHILFQLA; encoded by the coding sequence ATGGCGACACAGATTCAGACGGGCCCTCCGGTAAGTGAGAATTTTGGATTGCTGCCCGAACCACGCGGGCGATTCAGTTCCTTCACCGTGAGCATCGTCGCAAATCTGGTGCTCAGCGCGATTTTTCTCTGGATTGCGATCAACCAGTTGCACAAGCCGCCCCCAGTGCCCCGTTATGAAAGCACCGCACTGGTCTTTGCGACACCACCCCCGCCGCCTGCTCCATTGCCGCCGGTTCCGCGTATCAAAGTCACTCCGCCGCCATCTCCAGTGGTCGAGGCCCCACGCAAGATTGAGTTGCCTAAAACCCAACCGGATCTGCCGAAGCCCGAGGTCGTACGCCTGAACACTCCATCGATGCCCGCGATCCCGCCAGCGCCACCTAAGGCGGTCGTCGCCCCTCCGCAGCCCAAAGTTGGTGCGTTCTCGAGTCCGCAGACGACAGTAGTGGCAAACAATCAAGCGAAGCCAACGATTCAGACGGGCGGGTTTGGCAATCCTTCCGGGGTAGTCGCCAATCCGAATGCGTCTCGTCCGGCCACCGTCGCCGCGGTAGGCGCCTTCAACGCGGCGCCGGGGGCGAATCAGGGTGCGGGTGCTGCGCGGCCAGGGGTCGTGCAGGCTACCGGGTTTGGCTCTGGAGTGGCTAACGGAGTTCCCGGAGGCACCAGTCGAGCCGCGGTAGCCTCGGCGGGCTTTGGAAACGGAGTCGCTGGGGGAACGCCCGGCGGGACCGGTTCGACGCGTGGTGCGGTCGCTACCGGCGGCTTCGGCACCACCGCATTTGGAGGGAGTGGCGCTCAAATTCCGAAATCTCCGACCGTCAATTTTGTGCCGCCCGAAGTGCTCTCGGAACCTCGGCCGCTCTATACAGAAGAGGCCAGACAACTAAAGATTCAGGGCGAGGTCACCCTTCAGGTAAGGTTTGGGGCAAACGGCAAGGTAGAGGTGCTTCGGATTGTCAGCGGACTCGGCCACGGGTTGGACGAACAGGCTGAGAAGGTAGCCCAGCAGATTCGTTTCAAACCTGCGGCAAAAAACGGGCAGCCGACCGACCACATCACGCTCATTCACATTCTCTTTCAACTCGCATAA
- the galE gene encoding UDP-glucose 4-epimerase GalE translates to MRVLVTGGAGYIGGTVANALLDDGHEVVIYDNLCHARRDLIPARAEFVEGDLADRSKLEGLFRARSFDGVMHFAALIEAGESMKHPEVYFRNNTASTLSLLEAMIATKVERLVFSSTAAVYGEPESTPIREDAKLQPTNTYGESKLLVEHMLRWIHQIHGLRYASLRYFNVAGAVVNADGARGEAHEPESHLIPLVLDVALGLRKNIKIFGQDYPTPDGTCIRDYIHVSDLAKAHLLALKTLATRERLIYNLGNGRGFTVREVIDSARRVTGRPIEVEELPRRPGDPAVLVASSEKITSELGWSPDYRDLDEIIASAWAWHQLRFGS, encoded by the coding sequence TTGCGAGTCCTGGTCACGGGAGGCGCCGGATATATCGGCGGAACGGTAGCAAATGCATTACTCGACGACGGCCATGAGGTCGTCATTTATGACAATCTCTGCCATGCCCGGCGCGATCTGATTCCCGCACGAGCGGAGTTCGTCGAGGGCGATCTGGCTGACCGGAGTAAGCTCGAAGGGCTTTTTCGAGCACGCTCCTTTGATGGAGTCATGCACTTTGCAGCTCTGATCGAGGCGGGCGAAAGCATGAAGCATCCTGAGGTCTACTTCCGCAACAACACCGCTTCGACCTTGAGCTTGCTGGAAGCGATGATCGCGACCAAGGTGGAGCGGCTCGTCTTCTCGTCGACCGCCGCAGTTTATGGCGAGCCGGAATCTACACCGATTCGCGAAGACGCGAAGCTTCAGCCTACCAATACCTACGGGGAATCGAAGCTCCTGGTCGAGCATATGCTTCGCTGGATCCATCAGATTCACGGGCTCCGATACGCCAGTCTCCGCTACTTCAACGTTGCTGGAGCGGTGGTCAACGCCGACGGTGCGCGCGGAGAAGCGCATGAACCGGAATCTCACCTCATCCCGCTCGTGCTTGACGTTGCTCTCGGCCTCCGTAAGAACATTAAGATTTTTGGACAGGACTATCCCACTCCGGACGGCACTTGCATACGCGATTACATTCACGTGAGCGACCTTGCGAAAGCCCACCTGTTAGCACTGAAGACGCTGGCGACACGCGAAAGGCTCATCTACAATCTCGGCAATGGGCGAGGGTTCACGGTACGGGAAGTCATCGATTCCGCGCGCCGAGTGACCGGCAGACCGATCGAGGTCGAAGAGTTGCCGCGCAGACCAGGCGACCCTGCAGTATTAGTTGCCAGTTCCGAGAAGATCACCAGCGAACTTGGTTGGTCTCCCGACTATCGCGACCTCGATGAGATCATTGCCAGCGCCTGGGCATGGCACCAGCTGCGGTTCGGAAGCTAG
- a CDS encoding DUF421 domain-containing protein: MLDHMFHLPLPLLEKVARPIIVYLALIVLLRVFGKRELAQLNPFDLVVLLSLSNTVQNALIGDDNSVSGGIVGALTLLTINWLVVRLLYSSPKLERLIEGTDQTLILNGIIDHEALRKEVLSEEELLAVIHRQGFDDFDEVQECSIGPNGSFYVRGRKPSQEDERYAVLLDRLDGLGRELRDLKARLPA, translated from the coding sequence ATGCTTGACCACATGTTTCACTTGCCTCTTCCATTGCTGGAGAAGGTCGCCCGCCCGATCATCGTCTATCTGGCCCTGATCGTGCTGCTGCGGGTCTTCGGCAAACGGGAACTCGCGCAGCTGAACCCATTCGACCTGGTCGTATTGCTGTCATTGTCCAATACGGTTCAGAACGCCCTCATCGGTGACGATAACTCCGTCTCCGGCGGAATCGTTGGCGCACTCACCCTGCTAACGATCAACTGGCTGGTGGTGAGACTGCTCTACAGTTCGCCCAAACTGGAGCGTCTCATCGAGGGAACGGATCAGACGCTGATCCTCAACGGCATTATCGACCACGAAGCCCTTCGCAAGGAAGTGCTGAGTGAGGAAGAATTGCTGGCGGTCATTCACCGCCAGGGTTTCGATGATTTCGACGAAGTTCAGGAATGCAGCATCGGGCCGAACGGATCGTTTTACGTTCGCGGCCGCAAGCCCTCGCAGGAAGACGAACGTTACGCCGTTCTGTTGGACAGACTTGACGGTTTAGGCCGCGAGTTGCGAGATCTCAAGGCGCGGCTGCCCGCCTGA